A single region of the Raphanus sativus cultivar WK10039 chromosome 1, ASM80110v3, whole genome shotgun sequence genome encodes:
- the LOC130510610 gene encoding vacuolar sorting protein 18, producing the protein MDQGRQVFSVDLLERYAAKNRGMITCMAAGNDVIVLGTSKGWIIRHDFGVGSSYDIDLSVGRTGEQSIHKVFVDPGGSHCVATVTGVGGAETFYTHAKWLKPRVLSRLKGLLVNSVAWNRQQITEVSTKEIILGTQDGQLFEMAVDEKDKREKYIKFLFELEELPEAFMALQMETANISSGMRYYVMAVTPTRLYSFTGIGTLESVFASYKERAVHFMELPGEIPNSELHFFIKQRRAVHFAWLSGTGIYHGGLNFGAQHSYPNGDENFVESKALLDYSKLSDGTEIVKPSSMALSEYHFLLLIGNKVKVVNRISEQIIEELQFDITADSASRGIIGLCSDASAGLFYAYDQNSIFQVSVIDEGRDMWKVYLDLKVFAAALANCRDPLQRDQVYLVQAEAAFADKEYLRAASFYSKINYVISFEEVTLKFISINEPEALRTFLLRKLDTLSKDDKCQITMISTWATELYLDKINRILLEDDTAIENRNSEYHSVIQEFRAFMSDCKDVLDEATTMKLLESYGRVEELVYFANLKEQYEIVIHHYIQQGEAKKALEVLQKSSVSDELQYKFAPELIMLDAYETVEAWMASKNLNPRRLITAMMRYSSEPHAKNETHEVIKYLEFCVHSLHNEDPGIHNLLLSLYAKQEDDSALLRFLQCKFGKGRENGPEFFYDPKYALRLCLKEKRTRACVHIYSMMSMHEEAVALALQIDPELAMAEADKVEDDEDLRKKLWLMVAKHVVKQEKGAKRENIRKAIAFLKETDGLLKIEDILPFFPDFALIDDFKEAICSSLEDYNKQIEQLKEEMNDATRGADNIRNDISALTQRYAVIDREEECGVCKRKILTMTGDFRMAQGYTSSGPLAPFYVFPCGHSFHAQCLITHVTSCAHEEQAEHILDLQKQLTLLGSETRRDINGNRSDEPVTSTTTADKLRSELDDAIASECPFCGELMINEITLPFIKPEETQHSASWDLRPQTNLANQRTISLPV; encoded by the exons ATGGATCAAGGAAGGCAAGTGTTTTCAGTTGATCTTCTAGAGAGATATGCCGCGAAGAATCGTGGCATGATCACATGTATGGCTGCTGGAAACGATGTAATTGTTCTGGGAACAAGCAAAGGATGGATCATCCGCCATGATTTTGGCGTTGGGAGTTCTTATG ATATCGATCTCTCTGTTGGTCGAACTGGTGAGCAATCGATTCACAAGGTTTTTGTTGACCCTGGTGGTAGCCATTGCGTTGCTACGGTGACTGGTGTTGGAGGAGCTGAAACTTTTTATACTCATGCTAAATGGCTTAAGCCGCGTGTGTTGAGCCGCTTGAAAGGTTTGCTGGTTAACTCGGTCGCTTGGAACAGGCAACAGATTACAGAAG TTTCAACTAAGGAGATCATCCTGGGTACTCAAGATGGGCAGCTATTTGAGATGGCTGTTGATGAGAAAGATAAGAGAGAGAAGTACATCAAGTTTTTGTTCGAACTAGAAGAACTTCCGGAGGCCTTCATGGCTTTACAG ATGGAAACAGCCAACATCAGCAGTGGAATGAGATACTATGTGATGGCTGTAACTCCCACTCGACTCTACTCGTTCACCGGGATTGGAACATTAGAA TCTGTTTTTGCTAGTTATAAAGAACGTGCAGTTCATTTTATGGAACTTCCTGGGGAAATACCAAACAG TGAACTACATTTCTTTATAAAGCAACGAAGAGCTGTGCATTTTGCGTGGCTTTCAGGAACAGGAATTTATCATGGTGGCCTAAATTTTGGTGCTCAACACAG TTACCCAAATGGTGATGAGAACTTTGTGGAGAGCAAAGCGCTCTTAGACTACTCAAAACTGAGTGATGGCACTGAAATAGTCAAGCCTAGTTCGATGGCACTCTCAGAATATCATTTCTTGCTTCTTATTGGGAATAAGGTTAAG GTAGTGAATCGGATAAGTGAACAAATCATTGAAGAGCTCCAGTTTGATATAACGGCAGATTCAGCTTCGAGGGGCATAATTGGACTTTGCAGCGATGCATCTGCTGGTCTTTTCTATGCGTATGATCAGAATTCGATCTTTCAG GTTTCTGTGATTGATGAAGGCAGAGATATGTGGAAGGTTTACCTAGACTTGAAAGTTTTTGCTGCAGCTTTAGCAAACTGCCGTGATCCCCTCCAGAGAGACCAAGTTTATTTAGTTCAG GCAGAGGCTGCATTTGCCGACAAGGAATATCTGCGAGCAGCATCATTCTATTCCAAA ATCAATTATGTAATATCTTTTGAAGAGGTTACGTTGAAGTTTATTAGTATAAACGAACCg GAAGCTTTGAGAACATTCTTGTTACGGAAGCTTGATACTCTTTCAAAGGATGATAAATGCCAAATTACAATGATATCAACATGGGCAACTGAGCTGTATCTGGACAAG ATAAATCGGATACTTTTGGAAGATGATACTGCTATAGAAAACCGTAACTCAGAGTATCACTCAGTCATTCAAGAATTCCGTGCTTTCATGAGCGACTGCAAGGATGTATTAGATGAGGCAACCACCATGAAACTTCTAGAGAG TTATGGTCGGGTTGAAGAGTTGGTATATTTTGCAAACCTGAAGGAGCAATATGAAATCGTTATTCACCATTATATTCAG CAAGGGGAAGCAAAGAAAGCTTTGGAGGTGCTCCAGAAATCTTCAGTTTCAGATGAGCTTCAG tATAAATTTGCGCCAGAACTTATCATGCTCGACGCGTATGAAACCGTGGAAGCATGGATGGCCAGTAAAAATCTTAATCCAAGGAGACTAATTACTGCAATGATGCGTTACTCAAGCGAACCACATGCAAA GAACGAAACACATGAAGTCATAAAATATCTTGAGTTTTGCGTCCATAGTTTGCATAACGAGGATCCAGGGATTCACAATTTACTTCTCTCATTATACGCCAAGCAG GAAGATGACAGTGCCCTCCTCCGTTTCCTGCAATGCAAATTTGGGAAAGGACGAGAGAACGGTCCTGAATTTTTCTACGATCCCAAATACGCGTTGCGCCTGTGTCTCAAGGAGAAGAGAACTCGTGCTTGTGTCCATATATACAGCATGATGTCTATGCATGAAGAGGCGGTGGCCCTTGCTCTTCAG ATTGACCCAGAACTTGCTATGGCTGAGGCTGATAAggttgaagatgatgaagactTGAGAAAGAAGCTGTGGCTGATGGTTGCTAAGCATGTCGTCAAACAGGAAAAGGGAGCGAAAAGGGAAAACATAAGGAAAGCGATTGCCTTTCTCAAGGAAACTGATGGCCTTCTAAAGATTGAAGATATTTTGCCGTTCTTTCCGGACTTTGCCTTAATTGATGACTTCAAG GAAGCGATATGCTCATCTCTGGAGGATTACAACAAGCAAATAGAACAATTGAAAGAGGAGATGAATGATGCCACACGTGGTGCAGATAACATTAGAAATGATATCAGTGCCCTAACTCAAAGATATGCTGTAATCGACCGTGAAGAGGAATGCGGG GTTTGTAAACGTAAAATCTTGACGATGACCGGGGATTTCAGAATGGCTCAGGGATATACTTCATCCGGACCACTGGCTCCTTTCTATGTTTTTCCTTGTGGGCACTCTTTCCATGCGCAGTGCCTGATTACACACGTCACAAGCTGTGCACACGAGGAGCAA GCCGAGCATATACTCGATCTGCAGAAGCAGCTGACATTGCTTGGTAGCGAAACCCGGAGGGATATAAATGGTAATCGGTCTGATGAACCTGTAACTAGCACAACTACTGCAGACAAG CTTCGATCAGAACTAGATGATGCTATCGCCAGCGAATGCCCCTTCTGTGGAGAATTAATGATCAATGAGATCACTCTGCCTTTTATCAAACCTGAGGAAACACAACACTCTGCTTCATGGGACCTCCGACCACAGACAAACTTAGCGAACCAGAGGACCATTTCTTTACCTGTTTGA
- the LOC108809662 gene encoding guard cell S-type anion channel SLAC1 yields MEQKQSTPRSNFADINEVVPEEDTEQEPQQKDNNNKRFTGNRGPNRGRQRPYRGFSRQVSLETGFSVLNRESKGRGEKKSLPRSGRSFAGFETRGIINGGGDGRKGDFSIFRTKSTLSKQNSLLPSVIRERDIENSLRGDDGETKDESINENVSAGRYFAALRGPELDEVKDNEDILLPKEEQWPFLLRFPIGCYGICLGLSSQAVLWLALAKSPATHFLHIPPMINLIIWLLALVALVSVSFTYMLKCIFYFEAVKREYFHPVRVNFFFAPWVVCMFLAISVPPVLSRKPLHPAIWCAFMGPYFLLELKIYGQWLSGGKRRLCKVANPSSHLSIVGNFVGAILASKVGWNEVAKFLWAVGFAHYLVMFVTLYQRLPTSEALPKELHPVYSMFIAAPSAASIAWNTIYGQFDGCSRTCFFIALFLYISLVVRINFFTGFKFSVAWWSYTFPMTTASVATIKYAEAVPCVPTRALALTLSFFSSAMVCVLFVSTLLHGFVWQTLFPNDLAIAITNKRLSKEKKPFKRAYDLKRWSKQALAKKISAEKDIEPDDESHH; encoded by the exons ATGGAGCAAAAACAATCAACTCCTCGTTCCAACTTTGCCGACATCAATGAAGTTGTACCAGAAGAAGATACAGAGCAAGAACCGCAACAGAAAGATAACAACAACAAGAGATTTACCGGTAACAGAGGACCAAACCGAGGGAGACAACGACCATACCGAGGTTTCAGCAGACAGGTGTCACTAGAAACGGGCTTCTCTGTGCTCAACAGAGAATCTAAAGGAAGAGGTGAGAAGAAGAGTTTACCGAGGAGTGGTCGTAGCTTTGCGGGGTTTGAAACACGCGGAATCATCAACGGTGGTGGAGATGGTCGTAAAGGGGACTTCAGTATCTTTAGAACCAAATCGACGCtcagcaaacaaaactctctCTTGCCTTCTGTAATAAGGGAGAGAGACATCGAGAATTCTTTAAGAGGTGACGATGGTGAGACCAAAGATGAATCTATCAATGAAAATGTTTCTGCAGGAAGATACTTTGCTGCTCTTAGAGGACCCGAGTTAGATGAAGTCAAG GACAATGAAGATATTCTTCTTCCAAAAGAAGAGCAATGGCCTTTTCTTCTCAGGTTCCCTATAGGATGCTACGGTATCTGTTTAGGACTTAGCAGCCAAGCTGTCTTGTGGCTTGCGCTAGCTAAAAGCCCCGCTACACACTTCTTACACATCCCACCAATGATCAACTTAATTATATGGCTATTGGCACTAGTAGCCTTAGTCTCTGTCTCCTTCACTTACATGCTGAAATGCATCTTCTACTTCGAAGCTGTGAAAAGAGAGTATTTCCATCCGGTTCGAGTCAACTTCTTCTTCGCTCCTTGGGTGGTTTGCATGTTTCTAGCCATCAGCGTACCTCCCGTGCTCTCGCGAAAACCCCTCCATCCAGCCATTTGGTGCGCTTTCATGGGTCCTTACTTCTTACTTGAGCTTAAGATTTACGGACAATGGTTGTCCGGAGGGAAAAGGCGACTCTGCAAAGTCGCAAACCCGTCTTCTCATCTTTCTATTGTTGGGAACTTCGTTGGAGCCATCTTAGCTTCTAAAGTCGGGTGGAATGAAGTAGCTAAGTTCCTGTGGGCAGTAGGTTTTGCACATTACTTAGTTATGTTTGTAACACTTTATCAAAGACTTCCCACAAGTGAAGCTTTGCCTAAAGAGCTTCACCCTGTCTACTCTATGTTCATAGCTGCACCATCAGCAGCAAGTATCGCTTGGAACACAATCTATGGCCAATTCGACGGATGTTCAAGAACTTGCTTCTTCATTGCACTCTTCCTATACATTTCCCTTGTAGTTCGGATCAATTTCTTCACCGGGTTTAA GTTCTCAGTGGCGTGGTGGTCATATACTTTTCCTATGACAACAGCCTCAGTAGCAACAATAAAGTATGCGGAAGCAGTACCTTGTGTCCCAACCCGAGCTCTAGCACTCACTCTTTCCTTCTTTTCCTCGGCCATGGTCTGCGTTTTGTTCGTCTCCACGCTTCTCCACGGCTTTGTCTGGCAAACTTTGTTCCCGAACGATCTTGCAATCGCTATTACAAATAAAAGACTTAGCAAGGAGAAGAAACCTTTCAAAAGAGCTTATGACTTGAAGCGCTGGAGCAAGCAGGCTCTGGCCAAGAAAATATCTGCAGAAAAGGATATTGAACCCGATGACGAATCGCATCACTGA
- the LOC108840349 gene encoding disease resistance protein RFL1-like, with the protein MGGCLSVSMSCDQMVNQVSKWLCLKGSYIHNLAENLVSLEKAMGVLKAKRDDVQGRVHREEFTAHRQRLAQVQVWLTSILDIENQYKDLLSTSKIELERLCMCGFCSRNLKLSYRYGKRVILVLREVESLTSQGEFDAVTEATPIPEVEELPTHPTIVGQETTLGRVWNRLTKDTVGIVGLHGMGGVGKTTLLTQINNKFSKTGEGFDMVIWVEVSRNASVRKIQESIAEKLGLVGKEWDEKNEKERALDIHNVLRRKKFVLLLDDIWEKVNLYAVGVPYPSTENGCKVVFTTRSHDVCGRMGVTYPIEVTCLDPDKAWDLFKKKVGENPLESHTDIPKLARKVADRCRGLPLALNVIGETMACKNTVQEWHLALDDLNSSAQEFSGMEDEILPILKYSYDNLKGEQAKSCFLYCCLLHRRFEKETLIEYWICEGFINENEGRERALKLGYAILGTLVRASLLEEDKYAPYLRIHDVVRDMGVWIASDLGKHKERCIVQADIGLLEMPKVKNWKDVRKMSLMGTSIEKISESPDCPELTTLLLEWNARLTTISGDFFWSMPRLLLLDLSWCPYLNGLPEQISRLSSLRCLDLARTEINRLPDGFQELKMLIHLNLEHTKVVSCDGISNLSRLRTLKLLGSEVWLDMRLMKELQLLEHLEYVSINIFSSLVGKLLLYDPRVGSCIQQINTVDRPEEESVQVFVLPASDTLRRIYIWNCGGREIEVVEKTPLNKSPTSPLCFSNLSHVQIGECDGLKDLTWLLFAPNLTSLYVLQSKQLEEIISKDKAATGGMNIPFQKLERLELINLPRLKRIYWSPLIFPCLKKIEVEKCPKLRKLPLSFESRVGGEDLLIKYRDDQWFKRVRWEDKAPDLALRQQQVVKQSQFPAVATVCVYYPSELSFCLDYSVLMVCLVCG; encoded by the exons ATGGGAGGATGTCTCTCTGTCTCGATGTCATGTGACCAAATGGTGAATCAAGTCTCCAAATGGTTATGCCTCAAGGGAAGTTATATTCACAACCTCGCTGAGAATCTAGTGTCTCTCGAGAAAGCCATGGGAGTGCTCAAGGCGAAGCGAGATGATGTCCAAGGAAGGGTACACAGAGAAGAGTTCACTGCGCATCGTCAAAGGCTTGCTCAAGTCCAGGTATGGCTTACGAGTATCCTGGACATCGAAAACCAATATAAAGACCTTCTTAGTACTAGTAAGATCGAGCTTGAAAGGTTGTGTATGTGTGGATTTTGCTCTAGAAATTTGAAACTAAGCTATCGCTATGGGAAAAGGGTTATCTTAGTATTGAGGGAAGTTGAGAGTCTTACCTCTCAAGGAGAATTTGATGCGGTGACTGAGGCAACTCCTATACCTGAGGTTGAAGAGTTGCCTACTCATCCCACAATTGTTGGTCAGGAAACAACGCTCGGAAGAGTGTGGAACCGTCTGACGAAAGACACAGTAGGGATTGTGGGTCTGCACGGGATGGGTGGTGTAGGCAAAACCACCCTTCTCACGCAGATCAACAACAAGTTTTCCAAAACAGGCGAAGGGTTTGATATGGTGATATGGGTTGAAGTCTCTAGAAATGCTTCAGTCCGTAAGATTCAAGAGAGCATTGCTGAAAAACTAGGCCTTGTGGGGAAAGAGTGGGATGAGAAAAACGAAAAAGAGAGAGCTCTTGACATCCACAACGTTCTCAGGAGGAAGAAGTTTGTGCTGTTGTTGGATGATATATGGGAGAAAGTAAACTTATATGCGGTTGGAGTCCCGTATCCGAGCACGGAAAACGGATGCAAAGTAGTATTCACCACCCGGTCTCATGACGTATGTGGGCGTATGGGAGTTACCTACCCAATCGAAGTCACTTGTCTGGACCCGGACAAAGCCTGGGACTTGTTCAAAAAGAAAGTCGGAGAAAACCCACTGGAAAGCCACACAGACATTCCCAAACTCGCAAGAAAAGTCGCTGACAGATGCCGTGGCCTACCATTAGCACTCAATGTCATAGGCGAAACTATGGCTTGCAAGAACACAGTACAAGAGTGGCATCTAGCACTTGACGATTTGAATTCATCTGCTCAAGAGTTCTCAGGCATGGAAGATGAAATTCTTCCCATTTTGAAGTATAGCTATGATAATTTAAAGGGTGAGCAAGCGAAATCATGTTTCCTCTATTGCTGTCTGTTACATCGTCGTTTTGAAAAAGAGACATTGATAGAGTACTGGATATGTGAAGGATTCATAAATGAAAATGAAGGTAGAGAGAGGGCGTTAAAACTGGGTTATGCGATACTCGGGACTCTTGTCCGTGCAAGTTTGTTGGAAGAAGACAAGTATGCACCATATTTGAGAATTCATGATGTAGTACGGGATATGGGAGTATGGATAGCATCTGATCTAGGGAAGCATAAAGAAAGATGTATTGTGCAAGCTGACATTGGGTTACTTGAGATGCCTAAAGTAAAGAACTGGAAAGATGTGAGAAAGATGTCGTTGATGGGTACTAGTATTGAAAAGATATCAGAGAGCCCCGACTGTCCTGAACTCACAACTCTCCTCCTAGAGTGGAACGCACGCTTAACAACAATCTCTGGTGATTTTTTTTGGTCTATGCCTAGGCTACTCCTTTTGGATTTATCATGGTGTCCCTATTTAAATGGATTGCCAGAGCAGATATCAAGATTGTCTTCTCTGCGATGTCTTGACTTGGCACGGACGGAGATAAATAGACTACCTGATGGTTTCCAAGAGTTGAAAATGCTAATACATCTGAATTTGGAGCACACCAAGGTTGTGAGTTGTGATGGGATATCGAATTTGTCGAGATTGAGAACATTGAAACTACTAGGATCCGAAGTGTGGCTAGATATGAGACTAATGAAGGAGCTGCAGCTCTTAGAGCATCTGGAGTATGTAagcataaatatattttctagttTGGTTGGGAAGCTATTGTTATATGATCCCAGAGTAGGGAGTTGTATTCAACAGATTAATACTGTGGACCGTCCAGAAGAAGAATCAGTGCAAGTATTCGTTTTGCCAGCTTCGGATACTCTCCGGCGCATCTATATATGGAATTGTGGAGGGAGGGAAATAGAGGTAGTAGAGAAGACACCACTGAACAAAAGTCCTACAAGTCCTCTGTGCTTCTCAAATCTCTCTCATGTGCAGATAGGAGAGTGTGATGGTCTCAAAGATTTGACGTGGCTGCTGTTCGCGCCAAACCTTACTTCCCTTTATGTGTTACAGTCAAAACAACTAGAGGAGATAATAAGCAAAGACAAAGCTGCGA CGGGAGGTATGAATATTCCTTTTCAGAAACTTGAGAGGCTTGAGTTGATCAACTTACCGAGGTTGAAGAGAATCTACTGGAGTCCTCTGATCTTCCCTTGTTTGAAGAAGATTGAAGTAGAAAAATGTCCAAAGCTGAGGAAGCTTCCACTCAGTTTTGAAAGTCGTGTTGGTGGTGAAGACcttcttataaaatatagagATGATCAGTGGTTTAAAAGGGTTCGATGGGAAGATAAAG CTCCTGACCTCGCACTCAGACAGCAACAGGTCGTGAAGCAAAGCCAGTTTCCTGCAGTCGCTACTGTTTGTGTTTACTATCCTTCTGAGTTGTCTTTTTGTTTGGACTACAGTGTGTTAATGGTGTGCTTAGTCTGTGGTTGA
- the LOC130510612 gene encoding probable LRR receptor-like serine/threonine-protein kinase At1g12460, translated as MKRVYLFLVLLYISTSPSHSLVTTEQERDILLQFKETITDDPHNSLASWTLDGDHCDTFNGVTCNPEGFVDKIVLWNTSLAGTLTPRLSGLNSIRVLTLFGNRFTGNLPSDYSKLQTLWTINVSSNALSGPIPEFIGGLSSLRFLDLSKNGFSGEIPVSLFRVCGKTKFVSLSHNNLSGSIPGSLANCNNLEGFDFSYNGLNGGLPPGVCDIPVLEYISVRNNLLSGGDVSEEVVKCKRLSHVDLGSNMFQGLGPFEVLGFVNITYVNVSRNRFGGEIGEVVECGQRLEFLDASSNELTGGISGGVTGCKSLKLLDLESNRLNGSIPGGIGKMEKLSVVRLGDNSIDGEIPEEIGGLEYLQVLNLHDLNLVGEVPEDISNCRLLLELDVSGNDLEGEISKKILNLTNLEILDLHRNRINGSIPSELGSLSRLQYLDVSQNSLSGSIPSSLGSLNRLTHFNVSHNNLSGVIPPVPVLQSFGSSAFENNPLLCGDPLVITNTPCSSRGATSAKSRSSQALSVSVIIVIVAAAVILLGVCLVLGLNLRARKRRKDEEEEVVTLETTPLASSIDSSGGGGGVIIGKLVLFSKNLPSKYEDWEAGTKALLDKDNIIGMGSIGSVYRASFEGGVSIAVKKLETLGRIRNQEEFEQELGRLGGLQHQNLSSYQGYYFSSTMQLILSDYVSNGSLYENLHSRIHPRGGGASTSHGGNNTDLNWQRRFVIALGTAKALSFLHDDCRPAVLHLNVKSSNVLLDERYEAKLSDYGLEKFLPVLDSFGRTKKFHNAVGYIAPELAQQSLKASEKCDVYSYGVVLLELVTGREPVESPRGNQVLILRDYVRDMLETGSASDCFDRRLREFEENELIQVMKLGLLCTSESPLKRPSMAEVVQVLESIRNGFGS; from the exons ATGAAAAGGGTTTACCTTTTTCTGGTTTTGCTATACATTTCAACTTCTCCATCTCACTCTCTCGTCACAACCGAACAAGAGCGAGACATTCTGCTTCAATTCAAAGAAACCATCACCGACGATCCCCACAACAGCTTAGCCTCTTGGACCCTCGACGGAGACCACTGCGACACCTTCAACGGAGTCACCTGCAACCCGGAAGGGTTCGTGGACAAGATCGTCCTCTGGAACACGAGTCTCGCCGGGACTCTGACCCCGAGACTCTCCGGTCTAAACTCTATCCGTGTCCTGACCTTGTTTGGCAACAGGTTTACGGGTAACCTACCGTCGGATTACTCAAAGCTGCAGACTTTGTGGACCATCAACGTTAGCTCCAACGCGTTGTCCGGTCCGATCCCGGAGTTTATCGGTGGTCTGTCTAGCTTGAGGTTTCTCGACTTGTCTAAGAACGGTTTCTCCGGTGAGATTCCTGTTTCTCTGTTTAGGGTCTGCGGCAAGACCAAGTTCGTGTCTTTGTCTCACAACAACCTCTCCGGATCAATCCCTGGTTCGTTAGCTAACTGTAACAACCTCGAAGGGTTTGATTTCTCTTACAACGGTCTTAACGGGGGGTTGCCGCCTGGGGTCTGTGATATCCCTGTGCTTGAGTATATCTCGGTGAGGAACAATCTGTTGTCTGGTGGTGATGTCTCTGAGGAGGTGGTGAAGTGTAAGAGGCTGAGCCATGTTGATTTGGGGAGTAATATGTTCCAAGGGTTAGGGCCTTTCGAGGTTCTTGGATTCGTGAATATAACTTATGTTAATGTCTCTCGGAACCGGTTTGGTGGGGAGATTGGAGAGGTTGTTGAGTGTGGTCAGAGGTTGGAGTTTTTGGATGCTTCTTCTAATGAGTTGACCGGTGGGATCTCTGGAGGTGTGACCGGTTGCAAAAGTCTCAAGCTTTTGGACTTGGAGTCTAACAGGCTGAACGGGAGTATCCCTGGAGGTATTGGGAAGATGGAGAAGCTCTCGGTTGTTAGGTTAGGTGATAACTCTATAGATGGGGAGATACCAGAGGAGATTGGTGGGTTGGAGTATCTGCAGGTTTTGAATCTGCATGATCTCAACCTCGTTGGTGAAGTTCCAGAGGATATCTCCAATTGCAGATTACTTCTTGAACT AGATGTTTCAGGGAATGATTTAGAAGGGGAGATATCTAAGAAGATACTAAACTTAACAAACTTAGAGATTCTTGATCTGCATCGTAACCGAATCAACGGAAGCATTCCATCCGAGCTTGGAAGCCTCTCTAGACTCCAGTATCTAGATGTTTCACAGAACTCGCTTTCTGGCTCGATCCCGTCTTCACTCGGTAGCTTGAACAGGCTAACGCATTTCAACGTCTCCCACAACAATCTATCCGGTGTTATCCCTCCTGTTCCGGTGTTACAGTCTTTCGGATCTTCCGCGTTTGAAAACAACCCTCTCCTCTGCGGTGATCCTCTTGTAATTACTAATACACCCTGCAGCTCACGTGGAGCCACCTCTGCAAAGTCAAGAAGCTCTCAAGCTCTAAGCGTTTCGGTTATCATCGTCATAGTCGCCGCAGCTGTGATCCTCCTTGGTGTATGTCTAGTTCTTGGTTTGAACCTCAGAGCTCGTAAAAGAAGaaaagacgaagaagaagaagtggtcACACTCGAGACCACTCCTCTAGCCTCTTCGATAGACTCaagcggtggtggtggtggtgtgaTAATAGGAAAGCTCGTTCTCTTCAGCAAGAACTTGCCTTCCAAGTACGAAGACTGGGAAGCCGGCACAAAAGCTCTCCTCGACAAGGACAACATAATAGGGATGGGATCCATCGGCTCGGTCTACAGAGCTTCTTTCGAAGGTGGAGTGTCCATCGCGGTGAAGAAGCTCGAGACGTTGGGAAGAATCAGAAACCAAGAAGAGTTTGAGCAAGAGCTGGGACGCCTCGGTGGTTTGCAGCATCAGAACCTCTCTTCTTACCAGGGATACTACTTCTCCTCGACCATGCAGTTGATTCTCTCTGACTATGTCTCCAACGGTAGCCTCTACGAGAATCTACACTCTAGAATCCACcctagaggaggaggagccagCACGAGCCATGGTGGTAATAATACTGATTTGAACTGGCAGAGAAGGTTTGTGATCGCTTTGGGAACAGCGAAAGCGCTCTCTTTCCTTCACGATGATTGCAGACCAGCGGTTCTTCATCTCAACGTGAAGTCCAGCAACGTTCTTTTGGACGAGAGGTACGAGGCGAAGCTGTCGGATTACGGGTTAGAGAAGTTTCTTCCGGTTCTTGACAGTTTTGGCAGGACCAAGAAGTTCCATAACGCGGTTGGTTACATTGCTCCGGAGCTGGCTCAGCAGAGTTTGAAAGCGAGTGAGAAATGCGATGTGTATAGCTACGGTGTGGTGCTTCTCGAGCTGGTTACGGGGAGAGAACCGGTGGAGTCTCCGAGGGGTAACCAGGTTTTGATATTGAGAGATTACGTGAGGGATATGTTGGAGACCGGTTCGGCTTCTGATTGTTTTGACAGAAGGTTGAGGGAGTTTGAAGAGAATGAGCTGATTCAGGTTATGAAGTTGGGACTGCTTTGCACGTCGGAGAGTCCTTTGAAGAGACCGAGTATGGCTGAGGTTGTTCAGGTTCTTGAATCAATCAGAAACGGGTTTGGATCATGA
- the LOC108839837 gene encoding probable calcium-binding protein CML13, whose amino-acid sequence MGKDGLSDDQVSSMKEAFMLFDTDGDGKIAPSELGILMRSLGGNPTQAQLKSITASESLTAPFDFNRFLDLMAKHLKTEPFDRQLRDAFKVLDKEGTGFVAVADLRHILTSIGEKLEPNEFDEWIKEVDVGSDGKIRYEDFIARMVAK is encoded by the coding sequence ATGGGAAAGGACGGTCTGAGCGACGACCAGGTCTCGTCGATGAAGGAGGCTTTCATGCTCTTCGACACAGACGGCGACGGCAAAATCGCGCCCTCCGAGCTCGGGATCCTGATGCGATCCCTGGGCGGGAACCCGACCCAAGCCCAGCTGAAATCGATCACCGCCTCCGAGAGCCTGACCGCCCCGTTCGATTTCAACCGATTCCTGGATCTCATGGCGAAGCACCTGAAGACGGAGCCCTTCGATCGCCAGCTCCGCGACGCCTTCAAGGTGCTCGACAAGGAAGGAACCGGGTTCGTGGCCGTGGCGGATCTGAGGCATATCCTCACCAGCATCGGGGAGAAGCTGGAGCCTAACGAGTTCGATGAGTGGATCAAGGAGGTGGATGTGGGATCCGATGGGAAGATCCGGTATGAGGATTTCATTGCCAGGATGGTCGCCAAGTGA